One window from the genome of Salvia miltiorrhiza cultivar Shanhuang (shh) chromosome 7, IMPLAD_Smil_shh, whole genome shotgun sequence encodes:
- the LOC130994879 gene encoding putative F-box protein At3g52320, whose product MPPRRCCTNGRNSDAHSDILSRESMLHIRRRAYYVPRRKKERPTNMKSLPKELLFEILLRLPADHLYQRARLVCRRWYHIIHSHAFINAQMHGATYGLLLSPLNDNHTLPLYVTADAYGGIHTSELNHIFKLGVLATCNGLVLELDDGDYQSRSLVIVNPATKQSFLLPPLPTGVAYSLDQYGFAYSAASLAYKVIAPYTVHHSPPHLEIDYGLDVLTVGVDESWRHVEVHHLPDHLRPFFDEAPLTSEGFLHWGSGRFCATMDVETEIITLSEAPYEYNECDYYYLSTGRCLSLLVACGDLSWEVWEMKAETGEWRKALPNVDLGAQKCWNQQFAPQDGRVLEPLGWVKYPHVLALYFDDFYWKESRPCIFYNIYTHQLHSIELPKSYTERYAAFVHKNSLLF is encoded by the exons ATGCCTCCGCGCCGCTGCTGCACCAACGGCAGGAATTCGGATGCCCATTCCGACATTCTTAGTAGAGAATCG ATGTTACACATCAGAAGGCGGGCTTATTATGTCCCGAGGCGTAAAAAGGAGAGGCCAACAAATATGAAGTCCCTCCCCAAAGAGCTATTGTTCGAAATCCTCCTCCGATTGCCGGCCGATCATCTCTACCAGAGAGCGAGGCTCGTGTGCCGGCGGTGGTACCACATTATCCATTCTCATGCCTTCATCAACGCGCAGATGCACGGTGCTACCTATGGACTCCTCCTATCACCCCTAAATGATAATCATACTCTGCCACTTTATGTAACAGCCGACGCATACGGTGGAATCCACACATCTGAGCTAAATCACATCTTCAAATTGGGAGTTCTTGCTACCTGCAACGGTTTGGTTCTGGAGTTGGACGACGGAGATTACCAATCCCGTAGTCTTGTGATTGTGAATCCTGCAACGAAGCAGTCATTCCTCCTCCCACCATTGCCTACAGGCGTAGCCTATAGCCTGGACCAGTATGGTTTTGCATACTCTGCAGCTTCCTTGGCGTATAAAGTGATTGCACCGTACACTGTTCACCACTCGCCACCACACCTAGAAATTGACTACGGTCTTGACGTGCTCACTGTTGGAGTCGATGAATCCTGGAGGCACGTCGAGGTTCACCACCTCCCCGACCATCTCAGGCCATTCTTCGATGAGGCTCCCTTGACTAGTGAAGGTTTCCTGCACTGGGGAAGCGGGAGATTCTGCGCGACCATGGATGTGGAGACGGAGATCATTACACTGAGTGAAGCCCCTTATGAGTACAATGAATGCGACTATTATTATCTGTCGACTGGGAGGTGTCTGTCACTCCTGGTAGCGTGTGGGGATCTGTCGTGGGAGGTTTGGGAGATGAAGGCAGAGACGGGCGAGTGGAGGAAGGCGCTGCCCAACGTCGACTTGGGAGCTCAGAAATGCTGGAATCAACAGTTTGCTCCTCAAGATGGTCGAGTTCTTGAGCCACTTGGTTGGGTTAAATATCCACATGTTTTGGCCTTGTATTTTGACGACTTTTATTGGAAGGAAAGCCGGCCTTGCATTTTCTACAATATTTATACGCATCAACTCCACTCCATAGAGCTACCGAAAAGCTATACTGAACGTTATGCAGCTTTTGTGCATAAGAATAGCCTTCTATTTTGA